In one window of Kosmotoga pacifica DNA:
- the rnr gene encoding ribonuclease R: MKLTKDEVLKTISSTKYTPATLTELAKKMKIRDKKDRKVLRAILKELTEGGKIIKDSRGRYLIPGENISTGHIQFSRKGLGAIVYSDESEQIYIGAEDTGFALDGDRVLVEKHGKFRDLPRGKVIKVLKRKREKIVGTFVTRGLFAFVIPDDPRIKYDFYVPPENFNNAKPDEKVVVRITRYPARGRNPEGIIEKVLGTADDPAVDLPSVIFKHELPEPGWFPDEVIEEARKVSREPSSGEKRKRKDFTKDKIFTIDGEDAKDFDDAIGIRKLPNGNFLLGVHIADVSHYVKEGSKLDKEAYERGTSVYLLDTVIPMLPFELSNNICSLREGMDRLTLSLEMEITPKGKLVNYEINEGVIHSVRRLTYNEVNHFLQGNGDSELHRKLDVLKDELLMARELAKILRDWRKKRGSVMDISSREAKILTDNNGRVIDIIPQERGESEVMIEEFMIRANETIAEIFAAQGLPFVYRIHEEPDSDALLQLKNYLEAIGLEVKIPRNVHPKVLQQILEKTKNHPLHLSIERVVVRSMKRAIYSEQNVGHFGLASEAYTHFTSPIRRYPDLVVHRLLKRLMKKNTFSIEEIERYEEVLPKIADHCSKRERIANEAEWDLLDMKKVEYMSYHIGEYFKAVVTGVTKFGLFVEIPEKMISGLVHISTLDDYYEFDERANILIGKHRKRTFRIGDELTVQAVRADKTTMEVDFVIVEEEKKEMKRNKRVKASKRKKRPR; encoded by the coding sequence GTTCTGCGTGCCATATTGAAGGAACTCACAGAGGGTGGGAAAATCATAAAAGATTCCCGTGGCAGGTATCTGATTCCCGGTGAAAATATATCGACAGGCCACATTCAATTCTCACGAAAAGGGCTTGGAGCGATAGTCTATTCTGACGAAAGTGAGCAAATTTATATCGGTGCCGAGGATACAGGCTTCGCCCTTGATGGAGATAGAGTATTGGTTGAAAAACACGGCAAATTTCGTGATCTTCCACGCGGAAAGGTCATAAAGGTGTTGAAACGAAAACGCGAAAAGATTGTTGGTACCTTTGTTACCAGAGGCCTTTTTGCCTTCGTGATACCGGATGACCCGAGGATAAAATATGATTTCTACGTTCCACCGGAGAACTTCAACAACGCAAAACCTGATGAGAAAGTCGTTGTCAGAATAACGCGATATCCTGCAAGAGGCAGAAATCCGGAAGGAATCATTGAGAAAGTTCTGGGGACAGCAGATGACCCGGCGGTTGATCTCCCCTCAGTGATCTTTAAGCACGAATTACCTGAACCTGGTTGGTTTCCAGATGAAGTTATTGAAGAAGCCAGAAAAGTCTCGCGTGAACCTAGTAGTGGAGAGAAACGAAAAAGAAAAGACTTCACAAAGGATAAAATTTTCACCATCGATGGCGAGGACGCCAAGGATTTTGATGATGCTATAGGCATCAGGAAGCTCCCCAATGGAAATTTCCTTCTGGGAGTGCATATTGCAGATGTCTCCCATTATGTGAAGGAAGGTTCGAAATTAGATAAGGAAGCTTATGAACGTGGCACTTCAGTTTACCTACTGGATACTGTCATTCCCATGCTTCCCTTTGAACTTTCAAACAATATTTGTTCTTTGAGGGAGGGTATGGATAGACTCACGCTTTCGCTGGAAATGGAAATCACTCCAAAAGGAAAACTTGTCAACTATGAAATCAATGAGGGAGTTATACATTCTGTAAGACGATTAACATACAATGAAGTCAATCACTTTCTACAAGGTAATGGTGATTCCGAACTACATAGAAAGCTCGATGTTTTGAAAGACGAACTCTTAATGGCACGTGAACTGGCAAAAATACTACGTGACTGGCGTAAAAAAAGGGGTTCAGTGATGGATATATCCTCCAGAGAAGCCAAAATATTGACTGACAATAATGGAAGAGTGATAGACATAATCCCCCAGGAACGGGGTGAATCGGAGGTAATGATCGAAGAATTCATGATCAGAGCAAACGAGACGATTGCGGAGATCTTTGCAGCTCAAGGTCTTCCTTTCGTTTACAGAATCCATGAAGAACCGGATTCAGATGCTCTGCTTCAGCTGAAAAATTACCTTGAAGCTATAGGACTTGAGGTAAAAATTCCTAGAAACGTTCATCCCAAAGTTCTCCAGCAAATACTCGAAAAAACGAAGAATCACCCGCTTCATTTATCGATTGAAAGAGTTGTTGTACGTTCGATGAAAAGAGCGATCTACTCTGAACAGAACGTAGGGCACTTTGGCCTCGCCTCGGAAGCTTATACCCACTTCACTTCCCCCATCAGGCGCTATCCTGACCTCGTGGTGCACAGGTTGTTGAAGAGATTAATGAAAAAGAACACGTTTAGCATCGAGGAGATAGAAAGATACGAGGAAGTGCTTCCAAAAATAGCGGATCATTGTTCAAAGCGGGAAAGGATAGCAAACGAAGCGGAATGGGATCTTCTTGATATGAAGAAAGTTGAATACATGAGCTACCATATCGGAGAATATTTCAAAGCTGTCGTCACAGGAGTGACAAAATTCGGGTTGTTTGTCGAAATTCCTGAAAAGATGATTTCCGGTCTCGTACATATCTCTACCCTCGACGATTATTACGAATTCGATGAAAGGGCAAACATCCTGATCGGAAAACACAGAAAGAGGACCTTCAGAATCGGCGACGAGCTTACCGTTCAGGCAGTTAGAGCCGATAAAACGACTATGGAAGTGGACTTTGTTATTGTTGAGGAAGAAAAGAAAGAAATGAAAAGAAATAAACGTGTGAAAGCTTCAAAAAGAAAAAAGAGGCCCCGTTGA